In one window of Frigoriglobus tundricola DNA:
- a CDS encoding RluA family pseudouridine synthase — translation MPPIQFVVDRRDAGKTLAAVLKVRFGIPWAHAKRLVENKHVRVSGQVETDVARRLKLGKRVELAAGTVELKKADKSGGSKGKRDEVKPAPKKPPAKPTPPAAKPAGKKSAPAGLLSLDDIVYLDDALVVVNKPAGLTTMRNEDEVAEFGAGQRFLTRTLAGALPALLGTPDRAVVAVHRLDRDTSGLVVFARTRAAGEVLTKQFRAHSTERRYVALTRGVPPAKRIASVLVRDRGDGRRGSTTDLVAEDGKRAVTHVSVAETFGRFALVECRLETGRTHQVRIHLGEAGAPLCGETVYDRPIDGKPRPDGSGAKRPMLHAIRLGFTHPETGAEVSWEVAPPADFREVLTRLRKEHAAE, via the coding sequence GTGCCGCCGATTCAGTTCGTGGTCGATCGTCGCGACGCCGGGAAGACGCTCGCCGCCGTGCTGAAGGTGCGGTTCGGTATCCCGTGGGCGCACGCCAAGCGCCTCGTCGAGAACAAGCACGTCCGCGTCAGCGGGCAGGTCGAGACCGACGTCGCCCGCCGGCTCAAGCTCGGCAAGCGCGTCGAACTGGCCGCGGGCACCGTGGAACTGAAGAAGGCCGATAAGAGCGGCGGGAGCAAGGGGAAGCGGGACGAGGTGAAACCCGCGCCGAAGAAGCCGCCCGCGAAGCCGACGCCACCGGCCGCGAAGCCCGCGGGAAAGAAGAGCGCCCCGGCCGGGCTCCTGTCGCTGGACGACATCGTTTATCTGGACGACGCGCTCGTGGTGGTGAACAAGCCCGCGGGCCTGACCACCATGCGCAACGAGGACGAGGTCGCGGAGTTCGGCGCGGGCCAGCGGTTCCTCACGAGGACGCTCGCCGGGGCGCTGCCGGCGCTGCTCGGCACGCCCGACCGGGCGGTGGTCGCGGTCCACCGCCTCGACCGCGACACGTCCGGACTGGTCGTGTTCGCCCGCACCCGCGCCGCGGGCGAAGTTCTTACGAAGCAGTTCCGCGCGCACAGCACCGAGCGGCGGTACGTGGCCCTGACGCGCGGGGTGCCGCCCGCCAAGCGCATCGCGTCGGTGCTGGTGCGCGACCGCGGCGACGGCCGCCGCGGCAGCACGACGGACCTCGTCGCCGAAGACGGCAAGCGGGCGGTGACGCACGTTTCGGTGGCCGAGACCTTCGGCCGCTTCGCCCTGGTCGAGTGCCGCCTGGAGACGGGCCGCACGCACCAGGTTCGTATCCACCTGGGGGAGGCCGGCGCCCCCCTGTGCGGCGAAACGGTGTACGACCGGCCCATCGACGGGAAGCCGCGCCCGGACGGGAGCGGCGCGAAGCGCCCGATGCTGCACGCGATCCGGTTGGGCTTCACGCACCCCGAGACCGGCGCGGAGGTGAGCTGGGAAGTCGCCCCGCCCGCGGACTTCCGCGAAGTGCTGACGCGCCTGCGCAAAGAACACGCGGCTGAATAA